From the Oceanicaulis alexandrii DSM 11625 genome, one window contains:
- a CDS encoding thermonuclease family protein, translating to MIDGDTIAVRAHIWPGHIVETRVRLDGVDTPETRRPECEAERTAGHEATAFTRAWLVAHPDISLHNVRLGSFAGRVIADLRAQAPTGAEPAGLSDALLAADLAVPYGEDGPWCSSAPTSGPVQSRPR from the coding sequence GTGATCGATGGCGACACGATCGCTGTGCGCGCACATATCTGGCCGGGGCATATCGTGGAGACGCGAGTCCGGCTGGATGGCGTTGATACGCCAGAGACCCGACGACCGGAGTGCGAGGCCGAACGCACGGCGGGTCATGAGGCGACCGCCTTTACGCGCGCCTGGCTGGTCGCTCATCCGGACATCAGCTTGCATAATGTGCGTTTGGGCAGTTTCGCTGGCCGGGTGATTGCCGACCTGCGCGCACAGGCGCCGACGGGGGCAGAGCCTGCGGGATTGTCGGACGCCTTGCTGGCGGCGGATTTGGCCGTGCCCTATGGCGAAGACGGCCCCTGGTGCAGCTCGGCCCCGACGAGTGGGCCAGTGCAATCGCGCCCGCGCTAG
- a CDS encoding DUF2061 domain-containing protein translates to MTEILQSIPRTPLPFDLPVRALKPVTYGVMHLIVAISVAYALTQNWKAALAIGLIEPAVQTFAYAFHERAWSRSGV, encoded by the coding sequence ATGACCGAGATCCTGCAATCCATTCCCCGCACCCCCCTGCCGTTTGACCTGCCTGTGCGGGCGCTCAAACCGGTGACCTATGGCGTCATGCACCTGATCGTCGCGATCAGCGTGGCCTATGCGTTGACACAAAACTGGAAAGCGGCGCTGGCGATCGGCCTGATCGAACCAGCGGTGCAAACATTTGCCTACGCGTTTCACGAACGCGCCTGGAGCCGGTCAGGCGTCTAG
- a CDS encoding bifunctional folylpolyglutamate synthase/dihydrofolate synthase encodes MATAETIEAALQRLSRLHPKKIDLSLGRIERLLDALGRPQDRLPPVIHVAGTNGKGSTCAFLKAISEAAGERCHVYTSPHLVRFNERIVLAGEIVDDARLEDAFARCEAANGDHEITFFEITTAAAFLLFSETPAERLILETGLGGRVDATNVLAKPQCTVITPVSLDHQDFLGDTISDIAAEKAGIIKPGVTVIVGPQTPDAEAVIRRAAERLKAPLSIWEQDFRAYTEHGRLVFEAEDELWDLNPPSLAGSHQIINAGVAAATARACGYSPEAVSTGLETARWPARLQRLTEGQLAEIVSEGEGALWLDGGHNLSAAESLASSLGEMEAGRERPLVLICAFSKNKDATGFLAYFEGLAARVIAIDFQGGRDGAQSPGAVAEAARTAGLPAQTASDLTEAVRDAISDYPGARVVICGSLYLAGQVLALSEGGSVQSTPG; translated from the coding sequence TTGGCGACCGCTGAAACCATTGAGGCGGCGCTGCAACGCCTCTCGCGCCTGCATCCCAAGAAAATCGACCTGTCGCTGGGCCGGATTGAACGCCTGCTTGATGCGCTGGGCCGCCCGCAGGATCGTCTGCCGCCCGTCATCCATGTGGCCGGAACCAATGGCAAAGGGTCGACCTGCGCCTTTCTGAAGGCGATTTCAGAGGCCGCCGGCGAGCGCTGCCATGTCTACACCTCACCGCATCTGGTGCGCTTTAACGAGCGGATCGTGCTGGCGGGCGAGATCGTCGATGACGCCCGGCTTGAAGACGCGTTTGCGCGCTGCGAGGCCGCCAATGGCGATCATGAGATCACTTTTTTCGAAATCACCACGGCGGCGGCCTTCTTGCTGTTTTCCGAAACGCCCGCCGAACGCCTAATCCTTGAGACCGGCCTTGGGGGCCGGGTGGACGCCACAAACGTGCTGGCCAAACCCCAATGCACGGTGATCACCCCGGTCAGCCTCGATCATCAGGACTTTCTGGGCGACACGATCTCAGACATCGCCGCCGAGAAAGCCGGGATCATCAAGCCAGGCGTGACGGTGATCGTCGGACCTCAAACGCCTGACGCCGAGGCTGTGATCCGCCGGGCCGCCGAGCGCCTCAAGGCCCCGCTCTCGATCTGGGAACAGGATTTCCGCGCTTACACCGAACATGGACGACTGGTGTTTGAGGCTGAAGACGAGCTGTGGGATCTCAACCCGCCCAGCCTCGCCGGGTCGCACCAGATCATCAATGCGGGCGTCGCCGCCGCCACGGCGCGCGCCTGCGGCTACAGCCCTGAAGCGGTCAGCACAGGGCTTGAAACCGCGCGCTGGCCCGCGCGCCTGCAGCGACTGACCGAGGGTCAGCTGGCCGAGATCGTGTCTGAGGGCGAAGGCGCGCTCTGGCTTGATGGCGGGCATAATCTCTCGGCCGCGGAATCTCTCGCCTCCAGCCTGGGGGAGATGGAAGCCGGGCGCGAGCGTCCGCTGGTGCTGATCTGCGCCTTCTCCAAAAACAAGGACGCGACCGGCTTTCTGGCGTATTTCGAAGGCCTCGCCGCCCGCGTCATCGCCATAGATTTCCAGGGCGGGCGCGACGGCGCGCAGAGCCCCGGCGCTGTGGCGGAGGCCGCTCGCACTGCGGGTCTTCCCGCCCAGACCGCGTCTGACCTCACCGAAGCGGTGCGCGACGCCATCAGCGATTATCCCGGCGCGCGCGTGGTGATCTGCGGCTCGCTCTATCTCGCCGGTCAGGTGCTGGCCCTCAGCGAGGGCGGATCGGTGCAGTCTACGCCAGGATAG
- a CDS encoding acetyl-CoA carboxylase carboxyltransferase subunit beta: MSWLQKLTPPGVQKMFEKRDTPENLWVKCPISGEMVFNKDLEASQHVTPAGHHMRIGPALRFKYTFDGDYTEVDLPEVAKDPLKFKDDKPYTSRLAAARKKTGREDAMAIGVGSIKSIETTVLVQDFSFMGGSLGMGAGEGFLKACETAVERRTPLVVFTAAGGARMQEGALSLMQMPRTTLGVQMLKDAKLPYLVVLTDPTTGGVTASYAMLGDVQIAEPGALIGFAGPRVIEQTIREKLPEGFQRAEYLLDKGMVDKVVHRHELRTVLGNLMRTLLKRPAAADNTPARTE; this comes from the coding sequence ATGAGCTGGCTTCAGAAACTGACCCCGCCGGGCGTCCAGAAGATGTTTGAAAAACGCGACACCCCGGAAAATCTCTGGGTGAAGTGTCCGATTTCGGGCGAGATGGTCTTCAACAAGGACCTGGAAGCCTCCCAGCACGTCACCCCCGCCGGCCACCATATGCGCATCGGCCCGGCCCTGCGCTTCAAATACACGTTTGACGGCGATTACACCGAGGTGGACCTGCCTGAGGTCGCCAAGGACCCGCTGAAGTTCAAGGACGACAAGCCCTATACCAGCCGCCTCGCCGCCGCCCGCAAGAAGACCGGGCGCGAGGACGCGATGGCGATCGGCGTCGGCTCGATCAAGTCCATTGAAACCACGGTTCTGGTTCAGGACTTCTCCTTCATGGGCGGGTCTCTGGGCATGGGCGCAGGCGAGGGCTTCCTCAAGGCCTGCGAAACCGCCGTCGAGCGCCGCACCCCGCTGGTGGTGTTCACCGCCGCAGGCGGCGCGCGCATGCAGGAAGGCGCGCTGTCGCTGATGCAGATGCCGCGCACCACGCTGGGCGTTCAAATGCTCAAAGACGCCAAGCTGCCCTATCTCGTGGTCCTGACTGACCCGACCACGGGCGGCGTCACCGCGTCTTACGCCATGCTGGGCGATGTGCAGATCGCGGAACCGGGCGCCCTGATCGGCTTCGCCGGTCCGCGCGTGATCGAGCAGACCATTCGCGAGAAACTGCCCGAAGGCTTCCAGCGGGCGGAATACCTTCTGGACAAGGGCATGGTGGACAAGGTCGTGCATCGTCATGAGCTGCGCACTGTGCTGGGCAATCTGATGCGGACCCTCCTGAAACGTCCCGCCGCCGCGGACAACACCCCGGCGCGAACTGAATAA